A single region of the Gemmatimonas sp. UBA7669 genome encodes:
- a CDS encoding PAS domain-containing protein: protein MPTGGDAAPTIFEKRRGGDRRADQQARFELALDASGVGMWDWDLSSDLIAWDERTCAIFGVPPRAAIRYERFLALIDEEDREPTKQLVSRAIDPMGDGRFATEYRITTPDGASRIISARGRALFVEHDGQRKATRFVGTVLDITERKRLDAERERAIVALRDSEQRYALAARATDSAIWDWDVPGNRLVWSDGIERVFGYSRADVENTLSWWAERVHPDDHARAVHTLLDLSRTVQPDHVADQHAAWHAAYRFRRADGGWSAVVDRGYAVRDDEGRVLRMIGAMEDETERERLEERLRQAQKMEAVGQLAGGIAHDFNNLLTVISGNLAFAQDDLPTGHPVRRDLEEIGRATERARELVRQLLAFSRKQTVTLQPLDVSEVVRGAESLLRRVIGEEIVLDVHLDTSLPPIRGNRGQLEQVLLNLAVNARDAMLTEAHGSHGRGGTLSIDSALVHVAPDDAARLGGMPSGPAVRLRVKDSGHGMDDVTRARAFEPFFTTKAVGSGTGLGLATVFGIVQQFGGAITVDSEAGRGTVFNLYFPVASGARSPVAHTPRVVPRRSDGATILLVEDESAVRSAARRMLERQGHTVLEARHGADGLLVWHEHRHEIDLVVTDLRMPEMGGRELVERLRLESPALPVVYVSGYSEQSLPDASGAETVFLEKPFTMEQLLNAVERVRGVRDV, encoded by the coding sequence ATGCCGACAGGGGGCGACGCCGCTCCCACGATCTTTGAGAAACGCCGTGGCGGGGATCGCCGCGCCGATCAGCAAGCGCGCTTCGAGCTGGCGCTCGACGCCTCGGGCGTCGGCATGTGGGACTGGGATCTGTCCTCCGATCTCATTGCCTGGGATGAGCGCACCTGCGCCATCTTCGGAGTCCCGCCCCGCGCCGCCATTCGCTATGAACGCTTCCTCGCCCTGATCGACGAGGAGGACCGCGAGCCCACCAAGCAGTTGGTAAGTCGTGCCATCGATCCCATGGGTGACGGCCGCTTCGCCACCGAATATCGCATCACCACGCCGGATGGCGCATCACGCATCATCTCCGCGCGCGGTCGGGCGTTGTTCGTGGAACACGACGGTCAGCGCAAGGCCACGCGCTTCGTGGGCACGGTGCTCGACATCACCGAGCGCAAGCGTCTCGATGCCGAACGGGAGCGCGCCATCGTGGCGCTGCGCGACAGTGAACAGCGCTATGCGCTGGCCGCGCGCGCCACCGACAGCGCGATCTGGGACTGGGATGTGCCGGGCAACCGCCTGGTGTGGAGCGACGGAATTGAGCGGGTGTTTGGCTATTCGCGCGCCGACGTCGAGAACACGCTGTCGTGGTGGGCCGAGCGCGTGCATCCGGATGACCACGCGCGCGCCGTGCACACGTTGCTGGACCTGAGTCGCACGGTGCAACCCGACCACGTGGCCGATCAGCACGCCGCTTGGCACGCGGCGTATCGCTTTCGGCGCGCCGATGGTGGCTGGAGTGCCGTGGTGGATCGCGGGTATGCGGTGCGAGATGACGAGGGTCGCGTCCTGCGCATGATTGGCGCCATGGAAGACGAAACCGAGCGTGAACGTCTCGAGGAGCGTTTGCGACAGGCGCAAAAAATGGAAGCGGTGGGACAGTTGGCCGGTGGCATTGCGCACGACTTCAACAACCTGCTCACGGTCATCTCGGGCAATCTCGCGTTTGCGCAGGACGATCTGCCCACCGGTCACCCGGTTCGACGCGACCTCGAGGAGATTGGGCGCGCCACGGAGCGCGCGCGTGAGCTGGTGCGGCAGTTGCTGGCCTTCAGTCGCAAGCAGACGGTCACGCTGCAACCGCTCGACGTGAGTGAGGTGGTGCGAGGCGCCGAGTCGCTGCTGCGCCGCGTCATTGGTGAGGAGATCGTGTTGGATGTGCATCTCGACACCAGCCTACCACCCATTCGGGGCAACCGTGGCCAGCTCGAACAGGTACTGCTCAACCTCGCCGTGAATGCGCGGGACGCCATGCTCACCGAGGCGCACGGCTCGCATGGGCGTGGCGGCACGCTCAGCATTGATTCCGCGCTGGTGCATGTCGCGCCCGATGATGCGGCGCGTCTGGGCGGCATGCCATCAGGGCCGGCCGTGCGTCTGCGCGTAAAGGACTCCGGTCACGGCATGGACGACGTCACGCGGGCCCGCGCGTTCGAGCCGTTCTTCACGACCAAGGCCGTGGGTTCGGGCACCGGGCTCGGATTGGCCACCGTGTTCGGTATTGTGCAGCAGTTTGGTGGCGCCATTACCGTGGATAGTGAAGCGGGCCGCGGTACCGTGTTCAATTTGTATTTCCCGGTGGCGTCCGGCGCACGCTCGCCGGTCGCGCACACACCACGCGTGGTGCCGCGCCGCTCGGATGGAGCGACCATTCTGCTTGTTGAGGACGAAAGTGCCGTGCGATCGGCGGCGCGGCGCATGCTCGAGCGACAGGGACACACGGTGCTCGAGGCCAGACATGGCGCCGATGGGCTGCTGGTATGGCACGAACATCGCCACGAAATCGATCTCGTCGTCACCGATTTGCGCATGCCGGAGATGGGAGGCCGCGAGTTGGTCGAACGGCTGCGGCTCGAGTCGCCGGCGTTGCCCGTGGTGTACGTGAGTGGCTACTCGGAGCAGAGTCTGCCCGACGCGTCGGGCGCCGAAACCGTTTTTCTCGAGAAGCCCTTCACCATGGAGCAGCTGCTCAACGCGGTGGAGCGTGTGCGTGGGGTACGCGACGTCTAG
- a CDS encoding VPS10 domain-containing protein, which yields MKHAFVRTAALVTAALPLFPLAAQTRPAATRPTVVAQRAAVPALAAGFDTAALSAIRWREIGPYRGGRSVAAAGSVARPQEYWMGTVGGGVFKTTDGGKNWTPMTDKYFGGTIGAVAVAPSNPDVVYVGGGEFAIRGNVSHGDGMWKTTDGGKTWTNIGLNDTRQIAKVRVHPTNPDLVYVAAQGHVWGPNAERGIFRSKDGGKSWQKVLFRDDSTGAADLVMDPTNPNVLYAGFWQAHRKPWMLVSGGKGSGMFKTTDGGDTWTEITKNPGLPKGLWGNIGISVSGNGRRVYALIEADEGGVYRSDDAGATWQRVNDERKLRQRAWYYTKIYADPKNPDVVYASNVQFQVSRDGGKTWSNINTGHSDSHDLWIAPDDPNRMIEANDGGANVTTDGGKTFTDLDFATAQFYHVTTTNHFPYQICGAQQDNSTLCGPSRAPGGITIDMWKDAGGGESGFIAALPNNPDIVFAGSYGGYLTRKDMRTGMTRDVNPWPLNPMGHDAKDAKYRMQWTFPIVVSPHDPRTLYVGSSVLFKTTNEGDSYTAISPDLSRNDPRTLGPSGGPITKDQTSVEYYGTVFAIAESPVLKGTIWAGTDDGLVHVTRNGGVSWTNVTPPLLKEREWARISIIEASRFNAGTAYVAANRFQMDDNEPYLFKTTDFGKTWTRIDGSGKANGIPAHEFTRVIREDEVRPGLLFAGTERGIWASLDDGATWFSMQRNMPIVPVHDLAIKEGDLIAGTHGRSFYVIDDIGVLRQLSADVLAKKAHLFTPRPSYRINWGGGFGRGGDTQVGQNPPSGAIVYYWLKDKANKVTIEFRDSTGRTIKSFASDMQQAAAGPGGRRSVAGDRPPTNNVGMNTFSWNLREPDATTFPGMIMWAGVTNGPLVPPGNYTVRLLVDGAPAGDARLVVRKDPRSDATQADLVAQYKLLIAIRDRTTDANDAVRTVRNVRQQAVSRMNQVGADSARYAQLVKTLDQRISAMEAEIYQVKNQSGQDPLNYPIKVNNQIAALAGVVGSAEARPTKQSQQVFDLLTKELEGYLVELRKAYQELIPPIDEILKKNGHPAIEVKPADTPAARNTSAEEEMGV from the coding sequence GTGAAGCACGCGTTCGTGCGCACGGCAGCCCTGGTTACGGCTGCCCTGCCTCTCTTCCCCCTCGCCGCCCAAACCCGTCCCGCGGCCACGCGGCCGACGGTAGTGGCCCAACGGGCGGCAGTGCCGGCCCTGGCGGCTGGCTTCGACACGGCCGCGCTGTCCGCCATCCGTTGGCGTGAGATTGGTCCCTACCGTGGCGGTCGCTCGGTGGCGGCGGCCGGTTCGGTGGCCCGTCCGCAGGAATACTGGATGGGCACCGTGGGCGGCGGCGTCTTCAAGACCACCGACGGCGGCAAGAACTGGACGCCGATGACTGACAAGTACTTCGGCGGCACCATTGGCGCGGTGGCGGTGGCTCCCAGCAATCCCGACGTCGTGTACGTGGGCGGCGGCGAGTTCGCCATTCGCGGCAACGTGTCGCACGGTGACGGCATGTGGAAGACCACCGACGGTGGAAAGACCTGGACCAACATCGGCCTCAATGACACGCGCCAGATCGCCAAGGTGCGTGTGCATCCCACCAACCCGGATCTCGTCTACGTGGCGGCACAGGGTCATGTGTGGGGCCCCAACGCCGAGCGTGGCATCTTCCGCAGCAAGGACGGTGGCAAGTCCTGGCAGAAGGTGCTCTTCCGCGACGATTCCACCGGCGCGGCCGACCTCGTCATGGACCCCACCAACCCCAACGTGCTCTACGCCGGCTTCTGGCAGGCGCATCGCAAGCCGTGGATGCTGGTGTCGGGCGGGAAGGGGTCGGGCATGTTCAAGACCACCGACGGTGGTGACACCTGGACGGAAATCACGAAGAACCCCGGCCTGCCCAAGGGCCTCTGGGGCAACATCGGTATCAGCGTGAGCGGCAACGGCCGCCGTGTGTATGCGCTCATCGAAGCCGATGAGGGCGGCGTGTACCGCTCTGACGACGCCGGCGCGACGTGGCAGCGCGTCAACGACGAACGCAAACTGCGTCAGCGCGCGTGGTACTACACCAAGATCTACGCTGACCCCAAGAACCCCGACGTGGTGTACGCCAGCAACGTGCAGTTCCAGGTGTCGCGCGATGGTGGCAAGACCTGGAGCAACATCAACACGGGGCACAGCGATTCGCACGATCTCTGGATTGCGCCGGATGATCCGAACCGCATGATCGAGGCCAATGACGGCGGCGCCAACGTCACGACCGACGGGGGCAAGACCTTCACCGATCTCGACTTCGCCACGGCGCAGTTCTATCACGTCACCACCACGAACCACTTCCCGTATCAGATCTGCGGCGCGCAGCAGGACAACAGCACGCTCTGCGGTCCGTCGCGCGCACCGGGTGGCATCACCATCGACATGTGGAAGGACGCGGGTGGTGGTGAGTCGGGCTTCATTGCCGCGCTGCCCAACAATCCGGACATCGTGTTTGCCGGCAGCTACGGCGGCTATCTCACGCGCAAGGACATGCGCACCGGCATGACGCGCGATGTGAATCCGTGGCCGCTCAACCCCATGGGTCACGATGCGAAGGATGCCAAGTACCGCATGCAGTGGACCTTCCCCATCGTCGTGAGCCCGCATGACCCGCGCACGCTGTATGTGGGCTCGAGCGTGCTCTTCAAGACCACGAACGAGGGTGACAGCTACACGGCCATCAGCCCCGACCTCTCGCGCAACGATCCGCGCACGCTGGGCCCCTCGGGCGGACCCATCACCAAGGACCAGACCAGCGTCGAGTACTACGGCACGGTGTTCGCCATTGCCGAGTCGCCGGTGCTCAAGGGCACCATCTGGGCCGGTACCGACGACGGCCTCGTGCACGTCACGCGCAACGGGGGCGTGAGCTGGACCAACGTCACGCCGCCGCTGCTCAAGGAGCGTGAGTGGGCGCGCATCTCCATCATCGAAGCCTCGCGCTTCAACGCCGGCACGGCGTATGTGGCCGCGAATCGCTTCCAGATGGATGACAACGAGCCCTACCTCTTCAAGACCACGGACTTCGGCAAGACCTGGACGCGCATCGACGGCAGCGGCAAGGCCAATGGCATCCCGGCGCACGAATTCACGCGCGTCATTCGCGAAGACGAAGTCCGTCCGGGCCTGCTCTTTGCCGGCACCGAGCGCGGCATCTGGGCGTCACTTGATGACGGTGCAACCTGGTTCTCGATGCAGCGCAACATGCCCATCGTGCCCGTGCACGATCTGGCCATCAAGGAGGGCGACCTCATTGCCGGTACGCATGGCCGTTCGTTCTATGTCATCGACGACATCGGCGTGCTGCGTCAGTTGAGCGCCGATGTGCTGGCCAAGAAGGCGCATCTGTTCACGCCGCGTCCGTCGTACCGTATCAACTGGGGCGGGGGCTTCGGCCGCGGCGGCGACACGCAGGTGGGGCAGAATCCGCCCAGCGGCGCCATCGTGTACTACTGGCTCAAGGACAAGGCCAACAAGGTCACCATCGAGTTCCGCGACTCCACAGGCCGCACCATCAAGTCGTTCGCGAGCGACATGCAGCAGGCGGCGGCCGGCCCCGGTGGACGTCGTTCGGTGGCGGGCGATCGGCCGCCCACCAACAACGTGGGCATGAACACCTTCTCGTGGAATCTGCGCGAGCCCGATGCCACGACCTTCCCCGGCATGATCATGTGGGCGGGCGTGACCAACGGACCGCTGGTGCCGCCGGGCAACTACACGGTGCGTCTGCTGGTTGACGGTGCGCCGGCCGGTGATGCGCGCCTCGTCGTGCGCAAGGATCCGCGCAGCGACGCCACGCAGGCCGACCTCGTGGCGCAGTACAAGTTGCTCATCGCCATTCGTGACCGCACCACCGACGCCAACGATGCGGTGCGCACCGTGCGCAACGTGCGTCAGCAGGCGGTGTCGCGCATGAATCAGGTGGGCGCCGATTCGGCGCGCTACGCGCAGCTGGTGAAGACGCTCGACCAGCGCATCAGCGCCATGGAAGCGGAGATCTACCAGGTCAAGAACCAGTCGGGCCAGGATCCGCTCAACTACCCGATCAAGGTGAACAACCAGATCGCCGCGCTGGCCGGTGTGGTGGGCAGCGCCGAGGCCCGGCCCACGAAGCAGTCTCAGCAGGTGTTCGACCTGCTGACCAAGGAACTCGAGGGCTATCTGGTGGAGCTGCGCAAGGCATACCAGGAGCTCATTCCACCAATCGACGAAATCCTCAAGAAGAACGGGCATCCGGCCATTGAGGTGAAGCCAGCCGACACGCCTGCTGCGCGCAACACTAGCGCGGAAGAGGAAATGGGCGTGTAA
- a CDS encoding SPFH domain-containing protein, with amino-acid sequence MLRETTPRPTPGILMAGVLVLGIAAGAAIFIFGARSKNLPQLFTGLGVLTVAFLGLPGLFTVAPNEGKVLTLFGNYRGTERRPGLWWVNPFMSKQTVSLRVRNFETNKLKVNDARSNPVEIGAIVVWKVIDTAEAVFEVNDYVQYVSVQSESALRALASSYPYDAHGTDEITLSTHTAEVSKGLMEALHERLAKAGVDVIEARISHLAYAPEIAAAMLQRQQASAIVAARQTIVEGAVGMVEMALDSLREKNIIDLDGERRAAMVSNLLVVLCSDRAAQPVVNTGSLYT; translated from the coding sequence ATGCTCCGTGAAACGACCCCTCGCCCCACCCCCGGCATCCTGATGGCGGGTGTTCTCGTCCTCGGCATCGCGGCCGGGGCGGCGATCTTCATCTTTGGCGCCCGCTCCAAGAACCTGCCGCAGCTCTTCACCGGGCTGGGCGTTCTCACCGTGGCCTTTCTTGGTCTGCCTGGCCTCTTCACCGTGGCCCCCAACGAAGGCAAGGTGCTGACCCTCTTTGGCAACTACCGCGGCACCGAGCGGCGCCCCGGGCTCTGGTGGGTCAATCCGTTCATGAGCAAGCAGACGGTGTCGCTGCGTGTGCGGAACTTCGAGACCAACAAGCTCAAGGTGAACGACGCGCGCTCGAACCCGGTGGAAATCGGCGCCATCGTGGTCTGGAAGGTCATCGACACGGCCGAAGCGGTGTTCGAGGTGAACGACTACGTACAATACGTGTCGGTGCAGAGTGAGTCGGCGCTGCGCGCGCTGGCCTCCTCGTATCCCTACGATGCGCACGGCACCGACGAGATCACGCTCAGCACGCACACGGCGGAGGTATCCAAGGGGCTCATGGAAGCGCTGCACGAGCGGCTGGCCAAGGCCGGCGTGGACGTGATTGAAGCGCGCATCAGTCACCTGGCCTACGCGCCCGAGATCGCGGCGGCCATGCTGCAGCGCCAGCAGGCCAGTGCCATCGTGGCGGCGCGCCAGACCATCGTGGAAGGCGCGGTGGGCATGGTGGAGATGGCGCTCGACTCCCTGCGGGAGAAGAACATCATCGACCTCGATGGCGAGCGGCGCGCGGCCATGGTGAGCAACCTGCTCGTCGTGCTCTGCTCCGATCGTGCGGCGCAGCCGGTGGTGAACACCGGATCGCTGTACACCTGA
- a CDS encoding alpha/beta hydrolase family protein: protein MIFVRLSRGGRLVWGMLVLVVLALAAGLLMPRAIRSQSAPASGSGAMQYVYLLGKDTLATERVTLTSEAAHGVLQYRNQPRVEWSHAMSNGRLGALTLKVFAPGAAEGAAAVQEFVFTPQGDSVIVSITQGGRSQQQVARSQAGALPVMGRSVFHTALLTAQARRLALASAPLFMTSGGQTMEATFAFRGDTSTTTLAGLAIQAVWSNGVPVEILVPAQNLRAVRVASSAPALPSTAEVISYAAPANAPYTSEDVIIPTPHGFSLAGTLTRPRGVSGRVPVVVTISGSGPQDRDSRIATVRGYAPFRDFADTLGRRGIAVLRYDDRGVGASGGKGALRDTATSADFADDVASVVAYLRTRPDVDSTRIALLGHSEGGLIAPLAAVADARVRAVVLLAGPAYNGRRILEYQNGLGIAAAPGLSDRQRDSLRATVPAALDSLARSNRWMGYFMATDPLATVRRLRQPVLIVQGDTDMQVTPEQADTLAATIRAAGNRQVTLRRFPNTNHLLLDDPSGAPQGYARLATVRVRPEVLGSVADWLVQTLRR from the coding sequence ATGATTTTCGTGCGTCTATCCCGCGGTGGTCGTTTGGTGTGGGGCATGTTGGTGCTGGTGGTGCTGGCGCTCGCCGCCGGACTGCTCATGCCGCGTGCGATCCGCTCACAGTCGGCGCCGGCGTCCGGCAGCGGCGCGATGCAGTACGTGTATCTGCTGGGCAAGGACACGCTCGCCACGGAACGCGTCACACTCACCAGTGAGGCGGCCCACGGTGTGCTGCAGTATCGCAATCAGCCGCGTGTGGAGTGGTCGCATGCGATGAGCAACGGGCGACTCGGCGCACTGACACTCAAGGTCTTTGCCCCGGGCGCTGCGGAGGGCGCCGCAGCGGTGCAGGAGTTTGTCTTCACGCCACAGGGCGACAGTGTGATTGTGTCCATCACGCAGGGCGGCCGCAGTCAGCAGCAGGTGGCGCGCAGCCAGGCTGGCGCGCTGCCGGTGATGGGCCGGTCCGTGTTTCACACGGCGCTGCTCACCGCGCAGGCCAGGCGACTCGCGCTTGCGTCGGCGCCCCTGTTCATGACATCGGGCGGACAAACCATGGAGGCCACGTTTGCCTTCCGTGGCGACACCAGCACCACCACGCTTGCCGGCCTGGCCATTCAGGCGGTGTGGTCGAACGGCGTGCCGGTTGAGATTCTGGTGCCCGCGCAGAATCTGCGGGCTGTGCGTGTCGCGTCGTCTGCGCCCGCGCTGCCCAGCACGGCCGAGGTCATCAGCTACGCCGCGCCAGCCAATGCGCCATATACGTCAGAAGACGTGATCATCCCCACGCCGCATGGTTTCTCTCTCGCCGGCACGCTCACGCGTCCGCGAGGTGTGAGTGGCCGAGTTCCGGTGGTGGTCACCATCAGCGGCAGCGGGCCGCAGGACCGGGACTCGCGCATCGCCACGGTGCGTGGCTACGCGCCGTTCCGTGATTTTGCCGATACGCTGGGACGCCGCGGCATTGCGGTGCTGCGCTACGACGACCGCGGTGTGGGTGCGAGCGGCGGCAAGGGTGCGCTGCGTGACACGGCCACCAGCGCCGACTTTGCCGACGACGTGGCCAGTGTGGTGGCGTATCTGCGCACGCGGCCCGACGTGGACAGCACGCGCATCGCCCTCTTGGGCCACAGTGAAGGTGGACTGATTGCGCCGCTGGCGGCGGTGGCCGATGCGCGCGTTCGAGCGGTCGTGCTGCTGGCAGGGCCGGCGTACAATGGGCGGCGCATTCTGGAGTATCAGAACGGTCTGGGTATCGCAGCCGCACCCGGACTCAGCGATCGCCAGCGCGACTCGTTGCGCGCCACGGTGCCCGCCGCGCTCGATTCGCTGGCTCGCAGCAACCGGTGGATGGGCTACTTCATGGCCACCGATCCGCTGGCCACAGTGCGTCGGCTGCGGCAGCCGGTGCTGATTGTACAGGGCGACACGGACATGCAGGTCACACCCGAGCAGGCGGATACGCTGGCCGCCACCATTCGGGCAGCGGGGAATCGTCAGGTCACGCTGCGGCGCTTTCCGAACACGAATCATCTGCTGCTCGATGACCCGTCGGGCGCGCCGCAGGGATACGCGCGACTGGCGACGGTGCGTGTGCGCCCCGAAGTGCTCGGCAGTGTCGCCGACTGGCTGGTGCAGACGCTCAGGCGCTGA
- a CDS encoding alpha/beta hydrolase family protein, translated as MSEDVIIPTPHGFSLAGTLTRPRGARGPVPVVVTIGGSGPQDRDSRSATVRGYAPFRDFADTLGRRGIAVLRYDDRGVGASGGRGALRDTATSADFADDVASVVAYLRTRQDVDPRRIALAGHSEGGIIAPMIAARDSGIAAVVLIAAPAEKGRDIAKHQIRIMLDADSLLPPAQRDSIIGTVPGRQDVAVRTADPWTRFWLTYDPIPALQLMKQPVLILQGATDTQVPVDQAGLVQRALRESGNSKVTVRVFPEVNHLMVHDTSGLVFNYGKLRDLRVRGDVRGALADWLVQTLRP; from the coding sequence ATGTCCGAAGACGTGATCATTCCCACGCCGCATGGTTTCTCTCTCGCCGGCACACTCACGCGGCCACGTGGCGCACGTGGACCGGTGCCGGTGGTGGTCACCATCGGTGGCAGTGGGCCGCAGGATCGCGACTCGCGCAGCGCCACGGTGCGTGGCTACGCGCCGTTCCGTGATTTTGCCGATACGCTGGGCCGTCGTGGCATTGCCGTGCTGCGTTACGACGACCGCGGCGTGGGCGCGAGCGGTGGCCGGGGCGCGCTGCGCGATACGGCTACCAGTGCTGACTTTGCCGACGACGTAGCCAGCGTGGTGGCGTATCTGCGTACGCGCCAGGACGTCGATCCGCGGCGCATCGCCTTGGCAGGACACAGTGAGGGCGGCATCATCGCACCTATGATCGCCGCGCGTGATTCTGGTATTGCCGCAGTCGTCCTGATTGCTGCACCGGCAGAGAAGGGGCGGGACATTGCGAAGCATCAGATTCGCATCATGCTGGACGCCGACTCACTGTTGCCCCCCGCCCAGCGCGACTCGATCATCGGCACCGTGCCCGGTAGGCAAGACGTGGCGGTCCGCACGGCAGACCCGTGGACGCGTTTCTGGCTGACCTACGACCCCATCCCGGCGCTGCAGTTGATGAAGCAGCCGGTGCTCATCCTGCAGGGCGCAACGGATACTCAGGTGCCGGTAGACCAGGCGGGCTTGGTGCAACGTGCGCTCAGAGAGTCCGGCAACTCGAAGGTGACCGTCAGAGTCTTCCCGGAGGTCAATCACCTCATGGTGCATGACACGTCTGGCCTCGTGTTCAACTATGGGAAGCTGAGGGACCTGCGAGTTCGTGGTGACGTACGGGGCGCACTGGCCGACTGGCTGGTGCAGACGCTCAGGCCCTGA